Proteins from a single region of Catenulispora acidiphila DSM 44928:
- a CDS encoding MarR family winged helix-turn-helix transcriptional regulator has translation MTGTADTKSVDTKSDTQNTTGTAEIGLVHGWYALSLLHGRIESHVERALQARHDLSAREYSLLDVLSYQHDGDGGHLRMNQVAEAVVLSQSATTRLVTRLEDRGLLERYLCPTDRRGIYTNVTPPGLALLAEARPTHDTALREALDNAAADPRLAPLVETVEQINRTTAG, from the coding sequence ATGACCGGCACCGCTGACACCAAGAGCGTTGACACCAAAAGCGACACCCAGAACACCACCGGCACCGCCGAGATCGGGCTGGTCCACGGCTGGTACGCGCTCTCACTCCTGCACGGCCGCATCGAGAGCCACGTCGAGCGAGCCCTCCAAGCCCGCCACGACCTGAGCGCCCGCGAGTACTCGCTCCTGGACGTCCTGAGCTACCAGCACGACGGCGACGGCGGCCACCTGCGCATGAACCAGGTCGCCGAGGCAGTGGTGCTCAGTCAGAGCGCGACGACCCGCCTGGTCACCCGTCTGGAAGACCGCGGCCTCCTCGAGCGCTATCTGTGCCCCACCGACCGCCGCGGCATCTACACCAACGTGACGCCCCCCGGCCTCGCCCTCCTCGCCGAAGCCCGCCCCACCCACGACACCGCCCTGCGCGAGGCGCTGGACAACGCCGCCGCCGATCCGCGGCTGGCGCCGCTGGTGGAGACCGTCGAGCAGATCAACCGGACGACGGCGGGCTGA
- a CDS encoding MFS transporter, whose translation MSTAMTTTSSGSASPSEPEPDTAPALHRPGVTLLATCLALFLGQVDTTAVNLALPAIRHDLSGGISGLQWVVDAYNVTFAALLLTGGTLGDRFGRRRLFRTGVAVFVLGSTVCALAPGLPVLLAGRVTQGVGSGMMLPQSLAILATAFPGRRERNKAMAAWSIVAGSGLAVGPTLGGLAVQTLGWQSIFWVNVPIGIAALVLTLRHVPESRNPRARTLDPLGQVLAIASLGLLTFVAVQGRELGWTSPATLACIAGCVVGPAAFVAVERRRSDPMLPLDLLRRGQLPVAVIVAACMTFGMYGLFLLTSLMFQQERGASALGAGVAMLPLAVAATVLSPLTGRLVTRYGPRLPMTAGMTAMGTGVLIFAVAGADANLLVLEIAFTVIGIGLALNTGPVVGVAVSAVASELAGLASGIANLARMFGATLGVAVQGSVMAVASAGAASGPHFVHGLRIAVAVGCAVEFLGAAVAFRYVDRLSPPSSG comes from the coding sequence ATGTCGACAGCCATGACGACGACTTCTTCCGGTTCTGCTTCGCCCTCCGAGCCCGAGCCCGATACCGCGCCCGCGCTCCACCGCCCCGGCGTGACCCTGCTCGCCACCTGCCTCGCCCTGTTCCTCGGCCAGGTCGACACCACGGCCGTGAACCTCGCCCTGCCCGCGATCCGGCACGACCTGTCCGGCGGCATCTCCGGCCTGCAATGGGTCGTCGACGCCTACAACGTCACCTTCGCCGCGCTCCTGCTCACCGGCGGCACGCTCGGCGACCGCTTCGGACGCCGCCGGCTGTTCCGCACCGGCGTGGCCGTCTTCGTCCTCGGATCCACCGTCTGCGCGCTCGCGCCGGGACTTCCGGTGCTGCTGGCGGGCCGCGTCACGCAGGGCGTCGGCTCCGGGATGATGCTGCCGCAGAGCCTTGCGATCCTGGCCACGGCCTTCCCCGGGCGCCGGGAGCGGAACAAGGCGATGGCCGCGTGGTCGATCGTGGCCGGCAGCGGACTGGCCGTCGGGCCCACGTTGGGCGGGCTGGCCGTGCAGACGCTCGGCTGGCAGTCGATCTTCTGGGTCAACGTGCCGATCGGCATCGCGGCACTCGTGCTCACGCTGCGGCACGTACCGGAGTCACGCAACCCGCGGGCGCGCACGCTGGACCCGCTCGGCCAGGTCTTGGCGATCGCCTCCCTCGGCCTGCTGACCTTCGTCGCAGTCCAGGGACGCGAGCTGGGCTGGACCTCCCCAGCGACGCTGGCGTGCATCGCAGGGTGCGTGGTCGGTCCCGCGGCGTTCGTCGCGGTCGAACGCCGTCGCAGCGACCCGATGCTCCCGCTGGACCTGCTGCGGCGCGGGCAGCTGCCGGTCGCGGTCATCGTCGCGGCGTGCATGACCTTCGGGATGTACGGCCTGTTCCTCCTGACCAGCCTGATGTTCCAACAGGAACGCGGCGCCTCCGCACTCGGCGCCGGCGTGGCGATGCTGCCGCTGGCGGTCGCCGCGACGGTCCTCTCGCCACTGACCGGACGCCTGGTGACGCGCTACGGACCGCGGCTGCCGATGACCGCCGGCATGACCGCGATGGGAACCGGCGTCCTGATCTTCGCCGTCGCCGGAGCGGACGCGAACCTCCTGGTCCTGGAGATCGCCTTCACCGTCATCGGCATCGGACTGGCTCTGAACACCGGCCCGGTCGTCGGCGTCGCCGTCTCGGCAGTAGCGTCCGAACTAGCCGGCCTCGCCTCAGGCATCGCCAACCTGGCCCGCATGTTCGGCGCCACCCTCGGCGTCGCGGTTCAGGGCTCGGTCATGGCCGTGGCCTCCGCCGGAGCGGCAAGCGGCCCGCACTTCGTGCACGGACTGCGGATCGCGGTCGCGGTGGGGTGCGCCGTGGAGTTCCTCGGAGCTGCGGTCGCGTTCCGGTACGTCGACCGGCTCAGCCCGCCGTCGTCCGGTTGA
- a CDS encoding copper resistance D family protein produces MLSAPVLAGAPAYLAAPAPSTPLGPFEDSAVSWASWATLMSFVGLVALALVVAAPARGAGERTARIVRTRLGWAAVVAGVLALPAVLTDQAHSASRTGYDYGAAWRGLFDGSGAGLLAGLETVLPFVAALLILPVVIRRALPARLVTGLRVAALILGVVGLVSTRIPTSLADNAGRTVFQTFMWILHLIGGGVWVGGLIGLVVLVAGSGLESGFWSPAIRRFSIAAMSCVAAISLSGLFLYWEHVDGPTQLLSTMYGRVLGVKLLIFGSLLALGAVNQFWLHPRIDALRAAGDERPLRTVLVRRFPAVVGVETVLILGLLFAASFLHGSARNQAFQADAAKHATGSVKKLPKLPQKEVSASTWIEGTAETAAVLVVTVAGYRFSGKLARRRVGRVRPAEG; encoded by the coding sequence TTGCTCTCCGCACCCGTCCTCGCCGGCGCCCCGGCGTACCTCGCCGCGCCCGCGCCCTCCACCCCGCTGGGTCCCTTCGAGGACAGCGCCGTGTCCTGGGCGAGTTGGGCGACGCTGATGTCCTTCGTCGGCCTGGTCGCCCTGGCGCTCGTCGTCGCCGCCCCGGCCCGAGGCGCCGGCGAGCGCACGGCGCGGATCGTCCGGACCCGGCTGGGCTGGGCCGCGGTCGTCGCCGGAGTTCTTGCGCTCCCGGCGGTCCTCACCGACCAGGCCCACAGCGCCTCGCGCACCGGCTACGACTACGGCGCCGCGTGGCGCGGGCTCTTCGACGGCTCGGGCGCCGGGCTGCTCGCCGGGCTGGAGACGGTGCTGCCCTTCGTCGCCGCGCTGCTGATCCTGCCGGTCGTGATACGCCGGGCCCTTCCGGCGCGCCTGGTGACCGGACTGCGTGTCGCGGCCCTGATCCTCGGCGTCGTCGGTCTGGTCTCGACCCGCATCCCGACTTCGCTGGCCGACAATGCGGGCCGCACCGTCTTCCAGACCTTCATGTGGATCCTGCATCTGATCGGCGGCGGCGTGTGGGTCGGCGGGCTGATCGGGCTGGTCGTGCTCGTCGCGGGCAGCGGTCTGGAATCCGGGTTCTGGTCCCCGGCGATCCGCCGGTTCTCCATCGCCGCGATGAGCTGCGTGGCAGCCATCAGCCTGTCGGGGCTGTTCCTGTACTGGGAGCACGTCGACGGCCCGACCCAGCTGCTGAGCACCATGTACGGACGGGTCCTCGGCGTGAAGCTGCTGATCTTCGGCAGCCTGCTCGCCCTCGGCGCCGTCAACCAGTTCTGGCTGCACCCGCGCATCGACGCGCTGCGCGCCGCCGGGGACGAGCGTCCGCTGCGCACCGTCCTGGTCAGGCGGTTCCCGGCGGTGGTCGGCGTGGAGACGGTGCTGATCCTCGGGCTGCTGTTCGCCGCCTCCTTCCTGCACGGCTCGGCGCGCAACCAGGCGTTCCAGGCCGACGCGGCCAAGCACGCCACCGGCTCGGTGAAGAAGCTGCCCAAGCTGCCGCAGAAGGAGGTCTCGGCCTCGACCTGGATCGAGGGCACCGCCGAGACGGCCGCGGTGCTGGTCGTGACGGTGGCGGGGTACCGCTTCTCCGGCAAGCTCGCCCGGCGCCGGGTCGGGCGCGTGCGGCCCGCCGAGGGCTGA
- a CDS encoding NUDIX hydrolase family protein, translating to MIETTPSWFEPGELEQIRAHLPIVYVQAVPVRVDAAGEVTSVGLLLRISPDGEITRSLVSGRVLHHERLRDALLRHLEKDLGPVALPNVPASLQPFTVAEYFPTAGVTPYHDPRQHAVALAYVVPVNGDCSPRQDALDLVWLTPQEASSDTVLQDMHGGQGTLLRQALAHVGCLS from the coding sequence ATGATCGAGACGACCCCGAGCTGGTTCGAGCCGGGCGAGCTGGAGCAGATCCGCGCCCACCTGCCGATCGTCTACGTCCAGGCGGTCCCGGTGCGCGTGGACGCCGCCGGCGAGGTGACCAGCGTCGGGCTGCTCCTGCGCATCTCCCCCGACGGGGAGATCACCCGCAGCCTGGTCTCCGGCCGCGTGCTGCACCACGAGCGGCTGCGCGACGCCCTGCTGCGCCACCTGGAGAAGGACCTCGGCCCGGTCGCGCTGCCGAACGTCCCGGCCTCCCTGCAGCCCTTCACGGTCGCCGAGTACTTCCCCACCGCCGGCGTCACGCCGTACCACGACCCGCGCCAGCACGCGGTCGCGCTGGCCTACGTCGTGCCGGTGAACGGCGACTGCTCGCCCCGGCAGGACGCGCTCGACCTGGTGTGGCTCACGCCCCAGGAGGCGAGTTCGGACACTGTGTTGCAGGACATGCACGGCGGACAGGGGACGCTGCTGCGGCAGGCGCTGGCGCATGTCGGCTGTCTGAGCTGA
- a CDS encoding ATP-binding cassette domain-containing protein, which yields MENTAIAVTGLRKTYGDKVVLDGIGFEVAAGSVFSMLGPNGAGKTTTVNVLTTLMKADAGTVRVAGFDVASQTKQVRSAIGVTGQFAAVDELLTGRENLRMMADLLRIRPAGEIVSRLLERFDLSESADKQASTYSGGMRRKLDLAMTLVGSPRIIFLDEPTTGLDPRSRRTMWEIVRELVAEGTTIFLTTQYLEEADHLADRIAVLDGGRIVAQGTAEELKRQIPGTHVRLKFATAADLDSAARLLAGATRDEAELALRVPSDGTSRSLRALLDRLDEHSLDSEEFSVHTPDLDDVFLALTGHSAQTEPATQTDPATQAEPATPTAATAATKEN from the coding sequence ATGGAAAACACAGCGATCGCGGTCACGGGACTGCGCAAGACATACGGCGACAAGGTGGTGCTCGACGGCATCGGCTTCGAGGTCGCCGCGGGATCGGTCTTCTCGATGCTGGGCCCGAACGGCGCCGGCAAGACGACCACGGTGAACGTGCTGACCACGCTGATGAAGGCGGACGCTGGGACGGTGCGGGTGGCGGGGTTCGACGTCGCCTCGCAGACCAAGCAGGTGCGCTCCGCGATCGGCGTGACCGGGCAGTTCGCCGCGGTCGACGAGCTGCTGACGGGGCGCGAGAACCTGCGGATGATGGCGGATCTGTTGCGGATCCGGCCGGCCGGCGAGATCGTCTCGCGGCTGCTGGAGCGCTTCGATCTGAGCGAGTCCGCTGACAAGCAGGCTTCGACCTACTCCGGCGGGATGCGGCGCAAGCTCGACCTGGCGATGACGCTGGTCGGGAGCCCGCGGATCATCTTCCTCGACGAGCCGACGACCGGGCTGGACCCGCGCAGCCGGCGCACCATGTGGGAGATCGTCCGGGAGCTGGTGGCCGAGGGCACGACCATCTTCCTGACCACCCAGTACCTGGAGGAGGCCGACCACCTGGCCGACCGGATCGCGGTGCTGGACGGCGGGCGGATCGTCGCGCAGGGCACCGCCGAGGAGCTCAAGCGCCAGATACCCGGGACCCACGTGCGGCTGAAGTTCGCGACCGCCGCGGACCTCGACAGCGCGGCGCGGCTGCTGGCCGGCGCCACCCGCGACGAGGCCGAACTGGCCTTGCGCGTCCCCAGCGACGGCACCTCGCGCTCGCTGCGCGCCCTGCTGGACCGGCTCGACGAGCACTCGCTGGACTCCGAGGAGTTCTCCGTGCACACCCCCGACCTCGACGACGTCTTCCTCGCCCTCACCGGGCACTCCGCCCAGACCGAGCCCGCCACTCAGACCGACCCTGCCACCCAGGCCGAGCCAGCCACCCCGACCGCCGCCACCGCCGCCACGAAGGAGAACTGA
- a CDS encoding ABC transporter permease: MSTPSTAFGDSAIMLRRNFRHTVRNPVTVFNAILFPIVMMLMFVYVFGGAFKVPGSYVDYAVPGLIVMAITYGLGPTAASVNDDMTKGIINRFKTMDVSRGAVLTGHVVATTVRALIAVGAIIGVGFAMGFRSHGSLPDWLAALGLILLLALATSWLTVAMGLSAKSVESAGLATVPLIMLPFLSSAFVPASTMKTGVKQFAEYQPFTPIIETLRGLLSGGHVSTSHLVQALAWSVGFAVLGYVWAVSTFKKRA; encoded by the coding sequence ATGAGCACGCCATCCACCGCCTTCGGCGACTCCGCGATCATGCTGCGCCGCAACTTCCGCCACACCGTCCGCAACCCCGTGACCGTCTTCAACGCCATCCTGTTCCCCATCGTCATGATGCTGATGTTCGTGTACGTCTTCGGCGGCGCGTTCAAGGTCCCCGGCAGCTACGTCGACTACGCGGTCCCCGGCCTGATCGTCATGGCCATCACCTACGGCCTGGGCCCGACCGCGGCCTCGGTGAACGACGACATGACCAAGGGCATCATCAACCGGTTCAAGACCATGGACGTCTCCCGGGGCGCCGTGCTCACCGGCCACGTGGTCGCCACCACGGTCCGCGCCCTGATCGCGGTCGGCGCGATCATCGGCGTCGGCTTCGCGATGGGCTTCCGGTCCCACGGCAGCCTGCCGGACTGGCTCGCCGCGCTCGGTCTGATCCTGCTGCTGGCCCTCGCGACCAGCTGGCTCACCGTGGCGATGGGACTGTCCGCCAAGTCGGTGGAGTCCGCGGGCCTGGCGACCGTGCCGCTGATCATGCTGCCGTTCCTGAGCAGCGCGTTCGTCCCGGCCTCGACCATGAAGACCGGCGTGAAGCAGTTCGCCGAGTACCAGCCCTTCACCCCGATCATCGAGACCCTGCGCGGGCTGCTCTCCGGCGGCCACGTCTCGACCAGCCACCTGGTGCAGGCGCTCGCCTGGTCCGTGGGGTTCGCAGTGCTCGGCTATGTCTGGGCGGTGTCGACCTTCAAGAAGCGAGCGTGA
- a CDS encoding BTAD domain-containing putative transcriptional regulator → MQIAMLGPLEVRADGGGLADVPGARLRAVLIALALRPNQVVPKASLVDWIWGENPPADAANALQRLVSRLRKALPDTAIDGLTDGYRLTVDPDAVDAVRFERLVSASQAAGQDVSERARLLREAFALWRGAAMQDVGLQDSDTFDAVVTRLEGLRLTAGEERFDAELTLGRGAELVTELTDLVAAHPTRERLVSALMRALNAAGRDSEALQVYQRTREALAEELGVDPSPELSALHVALLRGELGGKREETRKTNLRSELTSFVGREAEVAAVGELVGEQRLTTVIGPGGAGKTRLAVETARTALGGLPDGAWLVELAAIGADGDVAQAALSSLGLRDTLLGEALPFENRNAEPTDRFVAAMRERRALIVLDNCEHVIESAALFAHRVLGECRGLRILATSREPLGITGETLWPVTPLALPKEDAAPEEIAASPAVRLLRDRAQAVRRDLNVDAQQLATMARVCRALDGMPLAIELAAARLRTMSVEQLASRLDDRFRLLTGGSRIALPRHRTLRAVVDWSWELLSDDERRVLRRLSVFAGGAGLEAAEHVCAGDEIEPDLVLELLTALTEKSLLVADGMDEDATRFRMSGTIREYAAQRLAEAGEQDAARRAHLDFFTLLTETAEPRLRLREQVAWLAVLQAEHDNIAAAARGALAAGEAQSAMRLAAASGWYWWLAGYRTEGLELLLAATKVPGETTAEVRAVVYALIVMFATSGRGDEHSAEEWIHKAYEASQHTEPGTRRHPGMALVEPLERMLRAPQDALTAFEPQLDDDDPWVRALARVQTGKIRVMFGQGSLDADEHLEKALAEFTALGERFGTSLALTELADRIAVRGEFARAAELYERAVVVIAEVGAPEEVIRMRARQALMLWMAGDRDGAAAAIADGERSAERVTWPGALAELALAKVDLARWAGDAAESRRQIAVATTLLGEEAEQTHYRAMRLDMLARVTDDLEEARAHSAAALAAASEVGLPLLLAMAVVGVADLALRQEQPEQAARLLGAAAALRGLPDSAHPDVAHIETQTRNRLGDTRFAEAVLEGTRTELSELTQVTLAS, encoded by the coding sequence GTGCAGATCGCGATGCTGGGACCTTTGGAGGTTCGCGCCGACGGCGGCGGCTTGGCCGACGTCCCCGGCGCCCGCCTGCGCGCAGTGCTGATCGCGCTCGCGCTGCGGCCGAACCAGGTGGTCCCCAAGGCCTCGCTGGTCGACTGGATCTGGGGCGAGAATCCGCCCGCCGACGCCGCCAACGCCTTGCAGCGCCTGGTCTCCCGGCTGCGCAAGGCGTTGCCGGACACGGCGATCGACGGGCTCACCGACGGTTACCGGCTCACCGTGGATCCCGACGCCGTGGACGCGGTGCGCTTCGAGCGCCTGGTGAGCGCGAGTCAGGCGGCCGGTCAGGACGTCTCGGAGCGGGCGCGGCTGCTGCGTGAGGCTTTCGCGCTGTGGCGCGGCGCGGCGATGCAGGACGTGGGCTTGCAGGACAGCGACACCTTCGACGCGGTGGTCACGCGGCTGGAAGGGCTGCGCCTGACCGCCGGGGAGGAGCGTTTCGACGCCGAGCTGACGCTCGGGCGCGGCGCGGAACTGGTGACGGAGCTGACCGATCTGGTCGCCGCGCACCCGACGCGGGAGCGGCTGGTCTCGGCGCTGATGCGCGCGCTCAACGCCGCCGGCCGCGACAGCGAGGCGCTGCAGGTGTATCAGCGCACGAGGGAGGCGCTGGCCGAGGAACTCGGCGTCGATCCCTCGCCGGAGCTCTCGGCGCTGCACGTCGCGCTGCTGCGGGGCGAGCTCGGCGGGAAGCGGGAGGAAACCCGCAAGACCAACCTGCGCTCGGAGCTGACCAGCTTCGTCGGCCGGGAGGCGGAGGTGGCCGCGGTCGGCGAGCTCGTCGGCGAGCAGCGGCTGACCACGGTGATCGGTCCGGGCGGTGCGGGCAAGACCCGGCTGGCCGTGGAGACCGCGCGCACGGCGCTCGGCGGGCTGCCGGACGGCGCGTGGCTGGTGGAGCTGGCCGCGATCGGCGCGGACGGGGACGTGGCGCAGGCCGCGCTGTCCAGTCTGGGTCTGCGCGACACGCTGCTCGGCGAGGCTCTGCCGTTCGAAAACCGGAACGCCGAGCCGACGGACCGCTTCGTCGCCGCGATGCGCGAGCGGCGGGCGCTGATCGTCCTGGACAACTGCGAGCACGTCATCGAGTCCGCTGCGCTGTTCGCGCACCGGGTGCTCGGCGAGTGCCGAGGGCTGCGGATCCTGGCGACCAGCCGGGAGCCGCTGGGCATCACCGGCGAGACGTTGTGGCCGGTGACGCCGCTGGCGCTGCCGAAGGAGGACGCGGCGCCGGAGGAGATCGCGGCGTCCCCGGCCGTGCGGCTGCTGCGGGACCGCGCGCAGGCGGTGCGCCGGGACCTGAATGTGGACGCACAGCAGCTGGCGACGATGGCCCGGGTGTGCCGGGCACTCGACGGGATGCCGCTGGCGATCGAGCTGGCGGCGGCGCGGTTGCGGACCATGTCCGTGGAGCAGCTGGCGTCCCGCCTGGACGACCGGTTCCGGCTGCTCACCGGCGGCAGCCGCATCGCGCTGCCCCGGCACCGGACGCTGCGCGCGGTCGTCGACTGGAGCTGGGAGCTGCTGTCCGACGACGAGCGCAGGGTGCTGCGACGGCTCTCGGTGTTCGCCGGCGGCGCCGGTCTGGAGGCCGCCGAGCACGTCTGCGCCGGGGACGAGATCGAGCCGGATCTGGTGCTGGAGCTGCTGACCGCGCTGACCGAGAAGTCGCTGCTGGTCGCCGACGGGATGGACGAGGACGCCACGCGGTTCCGGATGAGCGGCACGATCCGGGAGTACGCCGCGCAACGGCTCGCCGAGGCCGGCGAGCAGGACGCGGCCCGGCGGGCGCACCTGGACTTCTTCACCCTGCTGACCGAGACCGCCGAGCCGCGCCTGCGGCTGCGCGAGCAGGTCGCGTGGCTGGCGGTGTTGCAGGCCGAGCACGACAACATCGCCGCGGCGGCGCGCGGGGCGCTCGCGGCCGGCGAGGCGCAGTCGGCGATGCGGCTCGCGGCCGCCTCGGGCTGGTACTGGTGGCTGGCCGGCTATCGGACCGAGGGTCTGGAGCTGCTGCTGGCGGCGACCAAGGTGCCCGGCGAGACCACCGCCGAGGTCCGGGCCGTGGTCTACGCGCTGATCGTGATGTTCGCGACCTCCGGGCGAGGCGACGAGCACTCCGCCGAGGAGTGGATCCACAAGGCGTACGAGGCGAGTCAGCACACTGAGCCCGGGACCCGCCGCCACCCCGGCATGGCTCTGGTGGAGCCGCTGGAGCGCATGCTGCGGGCGCCGCAGGACGCGTTGACGGCGTTCGAACCGCAACTGGACGACGACGATCCCTGGGTCCGCGCGCTCGCTCGGGTCCAGACCGGCAAGATCCGCGTCATGTTCGGCCAGGGCAGCCTGGACGCGGACGAGCATCTGGAGAAGGCGCTGGCGGAGTTCACAGCGCTCGGCGAGCGGTTCGGGACCTCCCTGGCGCTGACCGAGCTGGCCGACCGGATCGCCGTGCGCGGGGAGTTCGCCAGAGCCGCCGAGCTGTATGAGCGGGCTGTCGTGGTCATCGCCGAGGTCGGCGCGCCCGAGGAGGTCATCCGGATGCGGGCGCGGCAGGCGCTGATGCTGTGGATGGCCGGGGACCGGGACGGCGCGGCGGCGGCGATCGCCGACGGCGAGCGGAGCGCGGAGCGGGTGACCTGGCCCGGAGCGCTGGCGGAGTTGGCGTTGGCGAAGGTGGACCTGGCGCGCTGGGCCGGCGACGCCGCGGAGTCCCGGCGTCAGATCGCCGTCGCGACGACCCTGCTCGGCGAGGAGGCGGAGCAGACGCACTACCGCGCGATGCGGTTGGACATGCTGGCGCGGGTCACCGACGACCTGGAAGAAGCGCGGGCGCATAGCGCGGCGGCCTTGGCGGCGGCGAGCGAGGTGGGGCTCCCGCTGCTGCTCGCCATGGCGGTCGTCGGGGTCGCGGACCTGGCGCTGCGCCAGGAGCAGCCCGAGCAGGCCGCGCGGCTGCTCGGCGCGGCCGCCGCCTTGCGCGGACTGCCCGACAGCGCGCACCCGGACGTCGCGCACATCGAGACGCAGACGCGAAACCGCCTCGGCGACACGAGGTTCGCCGAGGCGGTTCTGGAGGGGACGCGGACCGAGTTGTCCGAGCTCACCCAGGTCACGCTCGCTTCTTGA